In Populus trichocarpa isolate Nisqually-1 chromosome 16, P.trichocarpa_v4.1, whole genome shotgun sequence, a genomic segment contains:
- the LOC7468923 gene encoding cytokinin dehydrogenase 1 isoform X1, protein MGSPPSASLKQNNLIFLVFIMILFFCSIPDKANLCSNQSSVNPSGVPYKSSSNISSLETLQLDGYFSFDHIDYAAKDFGNRYHFLPLAVLHPNSVSDISNTIKHIFKMGSTSKLTVAARGHSHSLQGQAQAHQGIVINMESLQGPEMQIHTGELPYVDASGGDLWINILHETLKYGLAPKSWTDYLHLTVGGTLSNAGISGQAFKHGPQINNIYQLEVVTGKGEVVTCTEKQNAELFYSVLGGLGQFGIITRARISLEPAPKMVKWIRVLYDEFSKFSNDQERLISSKDSFDYIEGLVIINRTGLLNNWRSSFNPKDPLQASRFTSEGKTLYCLEIAKYFSPDESDIMNQKTESLLSELSYISSTLFLSEVSYVEFLDRVHLSEIKLRSKGLWEIPHPWMNLLIPRTNIIEFAQEVFGNILTGNSNGPILIYPVNKSKYSHTRNKTINFPSIFEYYIINLIFPSHCRWNNRTSLITPDEETFYQVAFLSSAMPSSTGRDGLFHILAQNQRILDFCSKAGLGAKQYMPHYSTQEEWQAHFGPQWEVFVKRKSTYDPLAILAPGQRIFRRK, encoded by the exons ATGGGATCACCACCTTCGGCCTCTCTCAAACAGAACAACCTTATATTCCTTGTGTTTATCATGATCTTATTCTTTTGCTCCATACCTGATAAAGCCAACCTTTGTTCCAACCAATCTTCTGTCAACCCAAGTGGTGTTCCATACAAGAGCTCCTCCAACATCTCTTCATTGGAAACACTTCAGCTAGATGGCTACTTCAGCTTTGATCATATCGATTATGCAGCAAAGGACTTTGGCAATCGATATCATTTCCTACCATTAGCAGTTCTACATCCGAATTCGGTTTCTGATATTTCCAACACTATAAAGCATATTTTCAAAATGGGTTCCACTTCAAAGCTAACAGTTGCTGCTAGAGGCCACAGTCACTCGCTTCAAGGTCAAGCACAAGCTCATCAAGGTATAGTAATAAACATGGAATCCCTTCAGGGACCAGAGATGCAAATTCACACCGGAGAGCTGCCGTATGTGGATGCATCAGGTGGTGACTTGTGGATTAATATTCTACATGAGACTCTTAAATACGGGCTTGCACCAAAATCTTGGACAGACTATCTTCATCTCACCGTTGGAGGTACCTTATCAAATGCCGGAATTAGTGGACAGGCATTCAAACATGGGCCACAAATTAACAACATTTACCAGTTGGAGGTTGTCACAG GCAAGGGAGAAGTAGTTACCTGTACAGAGAAGCAGAATGCAGAACTCTTTTATAGTGTTCTTGGAGGACTTGGGCAGTTTGGAATAATCACTCGAGCGAGAATCTCTCTTGAACCAGCACCAAAGATG GTGAAATGGATCAGAGTACTATATGATGAATTCTCTAAATTTTCCAATGATCAAGAACGTTTAATATCATCCAAGGATTCTTTTGACTATATCGAAGGGCTTGTGATAATAAACAGAACCGGTCTCCTCAATAACTGGAGATCCTCCTTCAATCCAAAAGACCCGCTTCAGGCCAGTCGATTCACCTCAGAAGGAAAAACTCTTTACTGTCTAGAAATTGCTAAATACTTTAGCCCAGATGAGTCCGATATAATGAACCAG AAAACTGAGAGCCTATTGTCAGAACTGAGTTACATTTCATCCACACTCTTTCTGTCAGAAGTTTCTTACGTGGAATTCCTGGATAGAGTCCACCTGTCTGAAATCAAACTCCGGTCAAAAGGTTTATGGGAGATTCCTCACCCATGGATGAATCTTCTAATCCCTAGAACCAATATTATTGAATTTGCTCAAGAGGTCTTTGGCAATATTCTTACAGGCAATAGCAATGGTCCCATCCTCATCTATCCGGTCAACAAGTCCAAGTACTCCCATACGAGAAACAAAACTATTAATTTCCCCTCAATTTTcgaatattatattatcaacCTGATTTTTCCTTCGCATTGCAGGTGGAACAATAGAACATCTTTAATCACCCCAGATGAAGAAACTTTCTACCAAGTGGCATTCTTATCCTCTGCAATGCCATCTTCCACAGGAAGAGATGGCTTGTTTCACATTTTAGCCCAAAACCAAAGAATTCTAGATTTCTGTTCCAAAGCCGGTCTTGGAGCCAAGCAATATATGCCTCATTACAGCACCCAGGAAGAATGGCAAGCTCATTTCGGCCCGCAATGGGAGGTTTTTGTAAAAAGGAAATCAACTTATGACCCATT
- the LOC7468923 gene encoding cytokinin dehydrogenase 1 isoform X2 encodes MGSPPSASLKQNNLIFLVFIMILFFCSIPDKANLCSNQSSVNPSGVPYKSSSNISSLETLQLDGYFSFDHIDYAAKDFGNRYHFLPLAVLHPNSVSDISNTIKHIFKMGSTSKLTVAARGHSHSLQGQAQAHQGIVINMESLQGPEMQIHTGELPYVDASGGDLWINILHETLKYGLAPKSWTDYLHLTVGGTLSNAGISGQAFKHGPQINNIYQLEVVTGKGEVVTCTEKQNAELFYSVLGGLGQFGIITRARISLEPAPKMVKWIRVLYDEFSKFSNDQERLISSKDSFDYIEGLVIINRTGLLNNWRSSFNPKDPLQASRFTSEGKTLYCLEIAKYFSPDESDIMNQKTESLLSELSYISSTLFLSEVSYVEFLDRVHLSEIKLRSKGLWEIPHPWMNLLIPRTNIIEFAQEVFGNILTGNSNGPILIYPVNKSKWNNRTSLITPDEETFYQVAFLSSAMPSSTGRDGLFHILAQNQRILDFCSKAGLGAKQYMPHYSTQEEWQAHFGPQWEVFVKRKSTYDPLAILAPGQRIFRRK; translated from the exons ATGGGATCACCACCTTCGGCCTCTCTCAAACAGAACAACCTTATATTCCTTGTGTTTATCATGATCTTATTCTTTTGCTCCATACCTGATAAAGCCAACCTTTGTTCCAACCAATCTTCTGTCAACCCAAGTGGTGTTCCATACAAGAGCTCCTCCAACATCTCTTCATTGGAAACACTTCAGCTAGATGGCTACTTCAGCTTTGATCATATCGATTATGCAGCAAAGGACTTTGGCAATCGATATCATTTCCTACCATTAGCAGTTCTACATCCGAATTCGGTTTCTGATATTTCCAACACTATAAAGCATATTTTCAAAATGGGTTCCACTTCAAAGCTAACAGTTGCTGCTAGAGGCCACAGTCACTCGCTTCAAGGTCAAGCACAAGCTCATCAAGGTATAGTAATAAACATGGAATCCCTTCAGGGACCAGAGATGCAAATTCACACCGGAGAGCTGCCGTATGTGGATGCATCAGGTGGTGACTTGTGGATTAATATTCTACATGAGACTCTTAAATACGGGCTTGCACCAAAATCTTGGACAGACTATCTTCATCTCACCGTTGGAGGTACCTTATCAAATGCCGGAATTAGTGGACAGGCATTCAAACATGGGCCACAAATTAACAACATTTACCAGTTGGAGGTTGTCACAG GCAAGGGAGAAGTAGTTACCTGTACAGAGAAGCAGAATGCAGAACTCTTTTATAGTGTTCTTGGAGGACTTGGGCAGTTTGGAATAATCACTCGAGCGAGAATCTCTCTTGAACCAGCACCAAAGATG GTGAAATGGATCAGAGTACTATATGATGAATTCTCTAAATTTTCCAATGATCAAGAACGTTTAATATCATCCAAGGATTCTTTTGACTATATCGAAGGGCTTGTGATAATAAACAGAACCGGTCTCCTCAATAACTGGAGATCCTCCTTCAATCCAAAAGACCCGCTTCAGGCCAGTCGATTCACCTCAGAAGGAAAAACTCTTTACTGTCTAGAAATTGCTAAATACTTTAGCCCAGATGAGTCCGATATAATGAACCAG AAAACTGAGAGCCTATTGTCAGAACTGAGTTACATTTCATCCACACTCTTTCTGTCAGAAGTTTCTTACGTGGAATTCCTGGATAGAGTCCACCTGTCTGAAATCAAACTCCGGTCAAAAGGTTTATGGGAGATTCCTCACCCATGGATGAATCTTCTAATCCCTAGAACCAATATTATTGAATTTGCTCAAGAGGTCTTTGGCAATATTCTTACAGGCAATAGCAATGGTCCCATCCTCATCTATCCGGTCAACAAGTCCAA GTGGAACAATAGAACATCTTTAATCACCCCAGATGAAGAAACTTTCTACCAAGTGGCATTCTTATCCTCTGCAATGCCATCTTCCACAGGAAGAGATGGCTTGTTTCACATTTTAGCCCAAAACCAAAGAATTCTAGATTTCTGTTCCAAAGCCGGTCTTGGAGCCAAGCAATATATGCCTCATTACAGCACCCAGGAAGAATGGCAAGCTCATTTCGGCCCGCAATGGGAGGTTTTTGTAAAAAGGAAATCAACTTATGACCCATT